A single region of the Tachyglossus aculeatus isolate mTacAcu1 chromosome X1, mTacAcu1.pri, whole genome shotgun sequence genome encodes:
- the ACTR8 gene encoding actin-related protein 8, whose protein sequence is MTQAEKGEPDNGKEKSGEKEKEQRGVKRPIVPAQVPESLQEQIQSNFIIVIHPGSTTLRIGRATDTLPLSIPHIIARRHKQQGQSPYQDSWLLREGLNKSESTEQRQNGLKMVDQAIWSKKMSNGARRIPVSPDQARSYNKQMRPAVLDHCSGNKWTNTSHHPEYLVGEEALYVNPLDCYSIHWPIRRGQLNIHPGPGGSLTALLADLEVIWSHVIQKYLEIPLKDLKYYRCILLIPDIYNKQHVKEMVNMILMKMGFSGIVVHQESVCATFGSGLGSACIVDVGDQKTSVCCVEDGVSHRNTRLCLAYGGSDVSRCFYWLMQRAGFPYRDCQLANKMDCLLLQHLKETFCHLDQDISGLQDHEFQIRHPDSPALLYQFRLGDEKLQAPMALFYPATFGIVGQKMTALQHRSQGDPEDPHDEHYLLATQSKQEQSAKATADRKSLSKPGGFEGELRGQSSDIPERIHPQEVELGPSQNDCLIAGNDSEETPTAMMSRKTAISQFEGKALALDKAILHSIDCCASDDTKKKMYSSILVVGGGLMFHKAQEFLQHRILNKMPPSFRRVIENVEVITRPKDMDPRLIAWKGGAVLACLDTTQELWVYQREWQRFGVRMLRERAAFVW, encoded by the exons ATGACCCAGGCGGAGAAAGGCGAGCCGGACAACGGGAAGGAGAAGAGCGGCGAAAAGGAAAAGGAGCAACGCGGCGTCAAGCGACCCATCGTCCCCGCCCAGGTGCCCGAATCGTTGCAGGAG caGATACAGAGCAACTTCATTATCGTGATACATCCTGGTTCAACAACTCTGAGAATCGGTAGAGCCACAGATACACTCCCTCTCAGCATTCCTCACATCATTGCGAGAAGGCACAAGCAACAAGGACAGTCCCCCTACCAGGACAGTTGGCTTCTGAGAGAGGGACTTAAT AAGTCTGAAAGTACCGAACAAAGACAAAATGGCCTTAAAATGGTGGACCAAGCAATATGGTCCAAAAAAATGTCAAATGGTGCAAGACGGATCCCAGTATCCCCTGATCAG gcacgATCATACAACAAGCAGATGCGGCCTGCAGTTTTAGATCACTGCTCTGGAAATAAGTGGACAAACACATCCCATCATCCTGAGTATTTGGTAGGAGAAGAG gcCTTGTATGTCAATCCATTGGATTGTTACAGTATTCACTGGCCTATCCGTAGAGGTCAGTTGAACATTCATCCAGGGCCTGGGGGTTCCCTTACAGCTCTGCTGGCGGATCTTGAAGTCATATGGTCCCATGTCATTCAGAAGTATTTGGAAATCCCCTTGAAAGATCTAAAG TATTACAGATGCATCTTGCTAATTCCAGACATTTACAATAAGCAGCATGTTAAAGAAATGGTGAATATGATCCTAATGAAAATGGGCTTTTCAG GTATCGTAGTCCATCAGGAGTCAGTATGTGCTACTTTTGGAAGTGGCCTAGGCAGCGCATGCATAGTAGATGTTGGGGACCAGAAGACCAGTGTATGCTGTGTGGAAGATGGAGTGTCTCATCGGAACACTAG GCTTTGCCTAGCATATGGTGGATCTGATGTGTCAAGATGTTTTTATTGGCTTATGCAGCGAGCTGGGTTCCCTTACAGAGACTGTCAGTTAGCCAATAAAATGGATTGCCTTCTCCTTCAGCACCTGAAAGAAACTTTTTGTCATTTAGatcag GATATCTCTGGACTTCAAGATCATGAATTTCAGATTCGACATCCAGACTCCCCGGCCTTACTCTATCAGTTCCGGTTAGGAGATGAAAAGCTACAG GCTCCCATGGCTCTTTTTTATCCAGCTACCTTTGGAATTGTAGGGCAGAAAATGACAGCATTACAACATCGATCACAAGGCGATCCTGAAGATCCTCATGATGAGCATTATCTTTTAGCCACTCAGAGCAAGCAAGAACAA TCTGCAAAAGCCACTGCCGATCGGAAGTCCTTGTCGAAacctggtggatttgagggggaACTACGTGGTCAGTCTTCAGATATCCCAGAGAGAATCCATCCACAGGAAGTGGAATTGGGGCCCTCCCAAAATGATTGCCTGATAGCCGGCAATGATTCCGAGGAAACCCCAACAGCCATGATGTCCAGAAAAACAGCTATCTCCCAATTTGAAGGGAAAGCCCTGGCTCTGGACAAAGCCATCCTGCATAGTATTGATTGCTGTG CATCTGATGATACCAAAAAGAAGATGTATAGTTCCATCTTGGTAGTAGGAGGAGGTCTGATGTTCCATAAAGCTCAAGAATTCTTGCAACACAGAATTCTTAACAAAATGCCCCCTTCTTTTCGGAGGGTTATTGAAAATGTAGAAGTGATTACAAGGCCTAAG GATATGGACCCCCGACTGATCGCATGGAAAGGGGGTGCAGTTTTAGCCTGCCTGGATACAACACAAGAACTCTGGGTTTATCAACGAGAATGGCAACGCTTTGGCGTTCGCATGTTACGAGAGAGAGCTGCATTTGTGTGGTAA